The following coding sequences lie in one Lacerta agilis isolate rLacAgi1 chromosome 4, rLacAgi1.pri, whole genome shotgun sequence genomic window:
- the KLHL35 gene encoding kelch-like protein 35: MKQESHSRTGGGDHPASLGRGSENLHAKLCSGSHHAEQILQTLNSYRLGGIFTDVVLATGGQEFPCHRAALSASSTYFRALFAGGAKEGRQGTVHLPEVSAPGMSLVLDYIYGGDILIQGDNVEGLLELSSFLQIPRLKDACVAFLEGQLRPLNCLGILKVANSFSIPSLTERSKRCLLEGFVEVSRHKEFLELGAEELVGCLSSERLAVRKEESVFEAVLRWVRHDVAARKGALKDLLQHVRLPLLDPVYFLEKVETDELIQESKECIPLLLEARKYYVQGREASSRRSRPRRYMELAEMIVVIGGCGKKGSLKFPFVDLFHPESKQWKPLSSVPGYTRSEFAACTLKNDVYISGGHLNGRDVWMLSSQLNVWMRVACLQKGRWRHKMATLQGKIYAVGGYDGFCRLASVECYDAFSNSWADVAPLPEAVSSAAVVPCLDKLYVIGGAVEDGANTDKVQCYDPEENKWTLLSAAPFHQRCVSAVTLDHSIYVVGGLLSNIFSYSPQEDTWSEVASLPGPLENCGVTVCSGKIYILGGTDENEQGTDKVFAFDAETGVVEPETPLQRCTSCHGCVTILRSRTR, from the exons ATGAAACAAGAGTCCCATTCCAGAACAGGCGGCGGCGACCACCCTGCCTCTCTGGGCCGAGGCAGCGAAAACCTCCACGCGAAACTCTGCAGCGGGTCTCACCACGCCGAGCAGATCCTCCAGACTCTCAACTCCTACCGGCTGGGCGGCATCTTCACCGACGTGGTGCTCGCCACGGGCGGGCAGGAGTTCCCTTGCCACCGGGCTGCCTTATCCGCCAGCAGCACCTACTTCCGGGCTCTGTTTGCCGGGGGAGCGAAGGAAGGCCGCCAAGGCACCGTCCATCTCCCCGAGGTCTCTGCTCCCGGCATGAGCCTCGTCCTGGACTACATATACGGCGGGGACATCCTCATCCAGGGAGACAACGTGGAAGGCCTGCTGGAGCTGTCCAGCTTTCTCCAGATCCCCAGGCTCAAAGACGCCTGTGTCGCCTTCTTAGAAGGACAGCTGCGTCCTCTCAACTGTCTGGGCATCCTGAAGGTTGCAAACTCCTTCTCCATCCCATCCCTGACCGAGAGGAGCAAGAGGTGCCTGCTGGAGGGCTTTGTGGAGGTCTCCCGTCACAAGGAGTTCCTGGAGCTGGGTGCCGAGGAGCTCGTGGGCTGCCTGTCGAGCGAGCGCCTGGCTGTCCGCAAGGAGGAATCGGTCTTCGAGGCGGTGCTGCGGTGGGTGCGCCACGACGTGGCTGCCAGGAAGGGGGCCCTGAAGGATTTGCTCCAGCACGTGCGGCTCCCCCTGCTCGACCCTGTTTATTTTCTAGAGAAGGTGGAGACGGACGAGCTCATCCAGGAATCCAAGGAGTGCATCCCTTTGCTGCTAGAAGCCCGCAAGTATTACGTCCAAGGCAGGGAGGCCAGCTCTCGGCGGTCTAGACCTAGaag ATACATGGAGTTAGCGGAAATGATCGTTGTGATTGGAGGCTGCGGCAAGAAAGGGTCCTTGAAATTTCCTTTTGTGGATCTCTTCCACCCCGAAAGCAAGCAATGGAAACCACTATCCAGCGTCCCTGGATATACCAGGTCAGAGTTCGCTGCCTGCACCTTGAAGAATGATGTCTACATCTCAG GAGGCCACCTGAACGGCAGAGATGTCTGGATGCTGAGCTCCCAGCTGAACGTCTGGATGAGGGTCGCCTGTTTGCAGAAAGGGAGGTGGAGGCACAAGATGGCCACCCTCCAGGGAAAG ATCTACGCCGTGGGCGGGTACGACGGCTTTTGCCGCCTGGCCAGCGTGGAATGCTACGACGCCTTTTCCAACAGCTGGGCAGATGTTGCCCCGTTGCCGGAGGCAGTGAGCTCGGCGGCTGTGGTTCCGTGTCTCGACAAGCTGTATGTGATCGGGGGTGCCGTGGAGGACGGGGCCAACACAGATAAG GTTCAGTGCTACGACCCAGAGGAAAACAAGTGGACCCTTTTGTCGGCGGCCCCTTTCCACCAGCGATGCGTCAGCGCCGTCACTTTGGATCACTCGATTTACGTTGTTGGGGGACTCCTGAGTAATATATTCAGCTACAGCCCCCAGGAGGACACTTGGAGTGAAGTTGCGTCCCTCCCGGGACCTCTG GAGAACTGCGGCGTCACCGTGTGCTCTGGCAAAATCTACATCCTGGGGGGCACAGACGAGAACGAGCAAGGCACGGACAAGGTGTTCGCTTTTGATGCAGAGACTGGGGTGGTCGAACCCGAGACCCCGCTCCAGCGCTGCACCAGTTGCCACGGCTGCGTGACCATCCTCCGGAGCAGGACCAGGTGA
- the LOC117045048 gene encoding hyaluronan mediated motility receptor-like — protein MSLTMEELSTTNEKLRYQINDLNETVAYLDSENQALLKDNSSIKGHNRSLQETADRFKAAMEEMQKKVEDIREKMEHTNSRIHELDAQNKALVKANAELSKELREVTSQVVLFEDYKAAQEKDLREMQNLSVEVKKYLKSLEDRLQETEHHYQAEKNNSSQLREKVGALLQLRQSQRNDIKDLQAQLETCVQQATILRLDQENRVQIGSLMHEIVEAKLVDVALQQSKGRKAMYWFWQFGKVLCVLVLGCVLLLALALCYTYFFNHEFVAESLLTFLGEHNVNKIVQGFAHYLTWRNDGLLPF, from the coding sequence ATGTCGCTTACGATGGAGGAACTCTCCACCACGAACGAGAAGCTCCGCTACCAAATCAATGACCTGAACGAGACGGTGGCCTACCTTGATTCCGAGAACCAGGCGTTGCTCAAGGACAACAGCAGCATCAAAGGCCACAACAGGAGTCTGCAAGAGACGGCAGACAGATTCAAGGCCGCCATGGAGGAGATGCAGAAGAAGGTGGAGGACATCAGAGAGAAGATGGAGCACACCAACTCGAGGATCCACGAACTGGATGCCCAAAACAAGGCCTTGGTGAAAGCCAACGCGGAGCTCAGCAAGGAACTCCGCGAGGTGACCTCCCAGGTGGTCCTTTTCGAAGACTACAAAGCCGCTCAGGAGAAGGACCTCCGAGAGATGCAGAACCTGTCGGTGGAAGTCAAAAAATACCTCAAGAGCCTGGAAGATAGGCTGCAGGAGACGGAGCATCACTATCAAGCGGAGAAGAACAATTCCTCCCAGCTGAGGGAAAAAGTCGGGGCGCTTCTTCAACTCCGCCAGAGCCAGAGGAACGACATCAAAGATCTGCAGGCCCAGCTGGAGACCTGCGTGCAGCAGGCCACCATCTTGAGGTTGGACCAGGAAAACAGGGTGCAGATAGGCTCGCTAATGCACGAAATCGTGGAGGCCAAACTGGTGGATGTCGCCTTGCAGCAGTCTAAGGGAAGAAAAGCCATGTACTGGTTCTGGCAGTTTGGCAAAGTGCTGTGCGTCTTGGTGCTCGGCTGCGTACTCCTGCTGGCCTTGGCCTTATGCTACACCTATTTTTTCAACCACGAATTCGTGGCGGAGTCTCTCCTGACGTTTCTTGGCGAGCACAACGTCAACAAAATCGTGCAAGGCTTCGCTCACTACCTGACGTGGAGGAACGACGGCCTGTTGCCTTTCTGA